The Streptomyces sp. NBC_01463 DNA window GCGGCGGTCGGCGCCCCGTACCTGATCTGGCTGATCATCCGCGGTCACGGTGGCCGCAGGGGAGGCAACGCATGACCACGACCCGGCAGCAGGACGCCGTACCCAGCCGGCTGCGGGCACGGGAGCTGACGCTCGCGTACGAGGACCGCACCGTCGTCCACGAGCTGGACCTCGCCGTCCCCGACGGGAAGGTGACCGTCATCGTCGGGCCGAACGCCTGCGGCAAGTCGACGACGCTGCGCGCACTCGGCCGGCTCCTCAAACCGCGCGGCGGGGCGGTCCTCCTGGACGGCAGCGAACTGTCCGGCATCCCCACCAAGAAGATCGCCCAGTCGATCGGGCTGCTCCCGCAGACCCCGGTGGCGCCCGAGGCCATCACCGTCTCCGACCTCGTCGCCCGCGGCCGCCAGCCCCACCAGCACTGGTGGCAGCAGTGGTCGCAGGACGACGAGCGGGCGGTGACCGAGGCCATGGAGCGCACCGACATCACCGCCCTCGGCTCCCGGTCGGTGGACGAGCTCTCCGGCGGGCAGCGCCAGCGCGTGTGGATCGCGATGGCCCTCGCCCAGGACACCGACCTGCTGCTGCTCGACGAGCCGACCACCTACCTCGACATCGCCCACCAGGTGGAGGTCCTCGACCTGGTCCGCCGGCTCGCCACCCCGGCGGCGGACGGCACCCGCGGCCGGACCGTGGTGACGGTCCTGCACGACCTGAACCAGGCCGCCCGGTACGCCGACCACCTGGTCGCCATGAAGTCCGGCCGGATCGTCGCCGAGGGCCGCCCGGAGGACGTCGTCACCGCCGAGCTCGTCCGCGAGGTCTTCGGCCTCGAAGCCGTGATCGTCCCCGACCCGGTGACGGGCTCGCCGCTCGTCGTACCGGGAGCGCCCTGGCGGCCGTAGCCGCCGTGGTGCGGGGTGCGGGGTGCGGGGTGCTGTGGAGCGGGGTTCCGTCCTCAAACGCCGGACGGGCTTGTGTGCGGGTTCCCCGCGGGGTGCGCCGTTCCCCGGTGGGTGGGGGTCCGGGGCCCCTCCGGGGCGTCTCCTCAAACGACGAACGTTTCCAGTCCCACGCGAGCGACCCCGGTATCCGTTCGTCGTCCTGCGGGGACTCCCCTGCACGGCCCCGGACCCGGCCGCCGAGCGTCTGCGGCAGAAAGCTGGGCCGGTGTTCAGACGCATGGCGGGCCGGGTGGGGGCGTGCAGGGGCGTCCCCGCAGAAAAATGGCGTACTACCCGGCCCCCGCTACGTGTCGGGTTGCCACGCCAGTTTTTGAGGAGACGCCCCGGAGGGCCCCCACCCTCACCTCGGACAGAGGCGAACCCCAAGCAGCGGAGCACCCACCGCTGGACCTCAACGCCCGCCCGGCCGAGGGCCCCGCGCCCGCCACACCAGGTAGAGCGCGGAGGCCACGGCCGCCCCCCGCACCACCCACGGCCACGTCTGGCCGATCGCCGGGCCCATCTGCCCCTCCGGGATGGGCGCGCCCCACCGGCCGTCCATCCGGCCCCACAGCCACACCAGGGCCGCCACGGCGACCGCACCGGGCAGCCCCATCGCCGCCCACTTCGCCTGCGCCCGGGACAGCTTGCGCGTGCCGTACGCGAGCCCCCAGCCGGCCGCCAGCACCGGCACGGCCTGCGGGGTGTCCAGCACCGCACCGGCCACCAGCAGCACGGCGGCGAGCAGAAGCAGCGGGTGCGAGAAGCCGCGCCGCGCCCCGTCCTCACGGACCCGGACCCGGCGCAGCCGCGGCAGCCGCCGGCGCGGCACGGCGGCCTCCTCCTCCGCGGCCTCGTCGTCGTACTCCTCGTCGTCCTCGGCCTCGGCCTCGGCTTCCTCTTCGTCCTCGTCGTCCGGCACCGGAGGCCGCAGCACCGCCGGGATCTCCACCCCGCCCCGGAAACCCGGCACGTCCGTGCCCGCGCCGAACTCGCCGAACGGGCCCGGGGCGACGCTCCACCAGTCCGTGCCGTCCCCCGAGGACGGGCCGAGCTCCTCCGAACCCGCACGGTGCGGCGGGGACGGCGCCGGCACCGCTCTTGCGGCCTCCGACGCGCCCTTGCGCGAACTGTCTTTCCGGAGCTTCGCCCGGCGCGGGCGCGGGACCCCCGCCGGCTTCGCGGCACCCTGTTCCGGCTCCTGCGGCAACAACGGCGTACCGTCCCCCGACAGGGCCGCCGCCGCGACGAGTTCGTCCGGGGTTCCGAGCCCCCCGATGATGCGGCGCACCGCCCCGGGCGTGTCCGCGGCCTGCTTCACCCGCTGCCGGTCGATCTCGCTCCGCAACGCCGAGACGAGCCTCATCCGGGTGCCCGAGGACAGCTGTTGCTGCTGCGCCAGGTCCCCGACCCGGCTCAGGTAGTCGTAGACCAGCTGGTCGCTCTCGATCCCCACGCGATGGTTCCCCTCTACGGCCCTGCACCGACGGTAGCGCCCTCGGGCCTGTCCGGAGCGACTACCGTGGGACGGATGGGGATGACCACACCACCGCGGACGCTCGCCGAGGCTCTGCGCGCCCGGGACGACGAGTCACTGGCCGGGCTGCTGCGTGCCCGTCCCGACCTCCTCAGCCCCGTGCCCGGCGACATCACCCAGCTCGCGACGCGCGCCGGCACCCGTGCCTCCGTCGTCCGCGCCCTGGAACACCTCGACCGTTTCGCCCTGCAGACCGCCGAGGCGCTGGCCGTCGCGCCCGACCCGGCGCCGTACGACACGCTGCTCGGCCTGCTCACGGGCGACGGCCGCGACGACGGGGAGCACCGGGACGACGCGGGCGCCGCGATCGTGGCCGCGCTGCCCCGCGCCCTGGGCACCCTGCGCGAACAGGCCCTCGTCTGGGGGGAGGACGACCGGCTGCGCCTGGTGCGCACCGCCCGCGAACTGCTGTCGCCCACACCGCAGCACCCCTCCCCGACCGGCCTCGGGCCGACCATCGCCGAGGCCACGGCCGGCATGTCGCCCGGCCGCCTCCAGGAGATCCTCACGGCCGCCGGACTGCCCGCCACCTACGACCCGGTGTCCGCGGTGACCGCCCTGTCCGCGCTCTTCACCGACCGCACCCGGATGGGCGAACTCCTCGACACCGCGCCGGTGGAGGCGCTGGCCGTACTGGACCGGCTGGTCTGGGGCCCGCCGTACGGCGAGGTCACGCCGAACCCCACCCCGCCCGTGAAGTGGCTGCGCGACCGCGGGCTCCTGCTGCCCGTGTCCACCCGCACCGTCGTCCTGCCGCGCGAGGCCGCCCTGCACCTGCGGGCCGGACGCGCCCACCGCGTGCCCGAACCGCAGCCGCCCGCCGTCGTGGCCGTCGCCGAACGTGATCCACAGGCTGTGGACAGCGCCGCGGCCGGCCAGGCGTTCCTCGCCGTCTCCACCGTCGAGGAACTGCTGAAGAGCTGGAACGGCGGCGGCCCCGCCATACTGCGGGCCGGCGGCCTCAGCGTCCGCGAACTCAAGAAGACCGCCGCCGTCCTCGACGTCTCCGAACCCCTCGCCGCGTTCTGGATCGAACTCGCCTACGCGGCCGGGCTGCTGGCCTCCGACGGCGAGGCCGACGAACGGTACGCGCCGACGCCCGCGTACGACGACTGGACCGAACTCTCCGCCCAGGACCGCTGGGTGCGGCTCGCCGCCGCCTGGCTCGCCGCCACCCGCACCTCCGGGCTCGTCGGCGGCCAGGACGCCAAGGGCCGCGCCCTGTCCACCCTCGGCCCCGAACTGGACCGCTCCGCCGCGCCCGAGGTACGCCACCGGGTCCTCGCCCTCCTCGCCACGCTGCCGCCCGGCACCGCCCCCGACCCGGAAACGCTCCTCGCCCGGCTCCGCTGGGAACGCCCGCTGCGCGGCGCCTCCACCTCCGCCGGGGACACCACCGACCTGCGGTCCCGGCTCGCCCTGTGGACGCTGAACGAGTCCGAGCTCCTCGGCATCACCGGCCGCGGCGCCCTCGCCTCGCAGACCCGCGCCCTGCTCTCCGGCGGGCCCGCCGAGGCCGCCGCCCGGCTCGCCCCGCTCATCCCGGAACCCCTCGACCACGTCCTCCTCCAGGCCGACCTGACAGCCGTCGCGCCCGGCCCGCTGGAACGGCCCCTCGCCGACACCCTCGGCGTCCTCGCCGACGTCGAGTCCAAGGGCGGCGCGACGGTCTACCGCTTCACCCCCGGCTCCGTACGCCGCGCCCTCGACGCCGGGCAGTCCGCCGCCGACCTGCACGCCTTCCTCGCCGCGCACAGCCGCACGCCGGTCCCCCAGCCGCTCAGCTACCTCATCGACGACGTCGCCCGGCGCCACGGGCACCTGCGGATCGGTGCCGCCTCCGCGTACGTACGCTGCGACGACGAGGCCGTCCTCAACGAGATCCTCGCCGACAAGCGCTCCGCCACACTGCGGCTGCGGCGGCTCGCGCCCACGGCCCTGGCCGCCCAGACCGACCCGGCCTCCCTCCTCGACGGCCTGCGCGACATGGGCTACGCGCCCGCCGCGGAGTCCGCCGACGGCGACGTCCTGATCACCCGCGCGGGCGCCCGCCGCACACCGCCGCGCACCGCCCCCGTCCCCGTCCCCGAGGGCCCGCCCCTGCCCGACCCCACGCTGCTGGGCGCGGCGGTCCGGGCGATCCGGGCCGGGGACACGGCGGCCACGGTCGTCCACAAGGAGACGGGGCCCTCCTCGCCCGCCGGCGCCCTGCCCCGCACGACCTCCGCGGAGACCCTGGTCACCGTCCAGGCCGCGGCGATGACGGGCTCCGCGATCTGGATCGGCTACGTCAACGCGGAGGGCGCGGCGAGCCAGCGGGTGATCGCCCCGGTCCGCGTCGAGGGCGGCTACGTGACGGCGTACGACCACACGGCGGACGAGGTCCGCACGTACCCGCTCCACCGGATCACGGGCGTCGCAGAACTGGCGGACGACCAGAGCTGACGGGGTTCCGTCCTCAATCTCCCCCATAGCCTTAAGGGCATGGGGGGGGACCCCCTCGACAGGCTTGTGTACGGGTCCCCCGCGGGGCGCGAATGCCCGGTGGGTGGGGGTGGGGGCCCTCCGGGGCGTCTCCTCAAAAACTGGCGTGGCAACCGGAGACGCAGCAGGGGCCGGGTAGTACGCCATTTTTCTGCGGGGACGCCCCTGCACGCCCCCACCCGGCATCAGTCGCGTCTGAACGCCGACGAAACGACTGCCGCAGACGCTCGGCGGCCGGGTCCGGGGCCGTGCAGGGGAGTCCCCGCAGGACGACGAACGGATACCGGGGTTCGTTCGCGTGGGACTGGAAACGTTCGTCGTTTGAGGAGACGCCCCGGAGGGGCACCGGACCCCCACCCACCGGGGAACGGCGCACCCCGCGGGGAACCCGCACCCAAGCCCGTCCGGCGATTGAGGACGGAACCCCGCACCACAGCACCCCGCACCACGACCACAGATGCGGCACACTGGAGGTTTGGCCAACCCGCCGCCCCCGTGGGCGGCCCCGCAGAAAGGGCCGAAGCGCGTGACCGGACCCCTCATCGTCCAGAGCGACAAGACGCTGCTCCTGGAGGTCGACCACGAGCAGGCCGACGCCTGCCGTCGTGTGATCGCCCCCTTCGCGGAGCTGGAGCGTGCGCCCGAGCACATCCACACCTATCGGCTGACCCCTCTCGGGCTGTGGAACGCCCGGGCGGCGGGGCACGACGCCGAGCAGGTCGTCGACGCGCTCGTGAAGTACTCCCGCTACCCCGTACCGCACGCGCTGCTCGTCGACATCGCCGAGACGATGGACCGCTACGGCCGGCTGACGCTGTCCAAGCATCCGGTGCACGGGCTGGTGCTGACGTCCACGGACCGGCCGGTCCTGGAGGAGATCCTGCGGTCGAAGAAGGTCCAGCCGCTGGTGGGGGCCCGGATCGATCCGGACACGGTGGCGGTGCACCCGTCCGAGCGCGGGCAGGTCAAGCAGACGCTGCTGAAGCTGGGCTGGCCCGCCGAGGACCTCGCGGGGTACGTGGACGGCGAGGCGCACCCGATCGAGCTGGACGAGAGCGGCTGGGCGCTGCGGCCGTACCAGCAGCAGGCGGTCGAGGGGTTCTGGCACGGCGGTTCGGGTGTGGTCGTGCTGCCGTGCGGCGCGGGCAAGACGCTGGTCGGGGCGGGCGCGATGGCGCAGGCCAAGGCGACGACGCTGATCCTGGTCACGAACACGGTGTCGGCCCGGCAGTGGAAGCACGAGCTGGTGAAGCGGACGTCGCTGACGGAGGAGGAGATCGGCGAGTACAGCGGTACGCGCAAGGAGATCCGGCCGGTCACCATCGCGACGTACCAGGTGCTGACGACCCGGCGTAAGGGGATCTATCCGCACCTGGAGCTGTTCGACTCCCGCGACTGGGGTCTGGTGATCTACGACGAGGTGCATCTGCTGCCCGCGCCGGTGTTCAAGTTCACCGCCGATCTGCAGG harbors:
- a CDS encoding ABC transporter ATP-binding protein, whose product is MTTTRQQDAVPSRLRARELTLAYEDRTVVHELDLAVPDGKVTVIVGPNACGKSTTLRALGRLLKPRGGAVLLDGSELSGIPTKKIAQSIGLLPQTPVAPEAITVSDLVARGRQPHQHWWQQWSQDDERAVTEAMERTDITALGSRSVDELSGGQRQRVWIAMALAQDTDLLLLDEPTTYLDIAHQVEVLDLVRRLATPAADGTRGRTVVTVLHDLNQAARYADHLVAMKSGRIVAEGRPEDVVTAELVREVFGLEAVIVPDPVTGSPLVVPGAPWRP
- a CDS encoding helicase C-terminal domain-containing protein — translated: MGMTTPPRTLAEALRARDDESLAGLLRARPDLLSPVPGDITQLATRAGTRASVVRALEHLDRFALQTAEALAVAPDPAPYDTLLGLLTGDGRDDGEHRDDAGAAIVAALPRALGTLREQALVWGEDDRLRLVRTARELLSPTPQHPSPTGLGPTIAEATAGMSPGRLQEILTAAGLPATYDPVSAVTALSALFTDRTRMGELLDTAPVEALAVLDRLVWGPPYGEVTPNPTPPVKWLRDRGLLLPVSTRTVVLPREAALHLRAGRAHRVPEPQPPAVVAVAERDPQAVDSAAAGQAFLAVSTVEELLKSWNGGGPAILRAGGLSVRELKKTAAVLDVSEPLAAFWIELAYAAGLLASDGEADERYAPTPAYDDWTELSAQDRWVRLAAAWLAATRTSGLVGGQDAKGRALSTLGPELDRSAAPEVRHRVLALLATLPPGTAPDPETLLARLRWERPLRGASTSAGDTTDLRSRLALWTLNESELLGITGRGALASQTRALLSGGPAEAAARLAPLIPEPLDHVLLQADLTAVAPGPLERPLADTLGVLADVESKGGATVYRFTPGSVRRALDAGQSAADLHAFLAAHSRTPVPQPLSYLIDDVARRHGHLRIGAASAYVRCDDEAVLNEILADKRSATLRLRRLAPTALAAQTDPASLLDGLRDMGYAPAAESADGDVLITRAGARRTPPRTAPVPVPEGPPLPDPTLLGAAVRAIRAGDTAATVVHKETGPSSPAGALPRTTSAETLVTVQAAAMTGSAIWIGYVNAEGAASQRVIAPVRVEGGYVTAYDHTADEVRTYPLHRITGVAELADDQS
- a CDS encoding DEAD/DEAH box helicase, with the translated sequence MTGPLIVQSDKTLLLEVDHEQADACRRVIAPFAELERAPEHIHTYRLTPLGLWNARAAGHDAEQVVDALVKYSRYPVPHALLVDIAETMDRYGRLTLSKHPVHGLVLTSTDRPVLEEILRSKKVQPLVGARIDPDTVAVHPSERGQVKQTLLKLGWPAEDLAGYVDGEAHPIELDESGWALRPYQQQAVEGFWHGGSGVVVLPCGAGKTLVGAGAMAQAKATTLILVTNTVSARQWKHELVKRTSLTEEEIGEYSGTRKEIRPVTIATYQVLTTRRKGIYPHLELFDSRDWGLVIYDEVHLLPAPVFKFTADLQARRRLGLTATLVREDGRESDVFSLIGPKRFDAPWKEIEAQGYIAPADCVEVRVNLTDSERLAYATAEAEEKYRFCATTATKRKVTEALVRKHKGEQTLVIGQYIDQLDELGEHLDAPVIKGETTNAQREKLFGAFREGEISVLVVSKVANFSIDLPEATVAIQVSGTFGSRQEEAQRLGRVLRPKADGHEARFYSVVARDTIDQDFAAHRQRFLAEQGYAYRIMDADELLAEG